Proteins encoded together in one Lathyrus oleraceus cultivar Zhongwan6 chromosome 5, CAAS_Psat_ZW6_1.0, whole genome shotgun sequence window:
- the LOC127082907 gene encoding uncharacterized protein LOC127082907 yields the protein MDTSHIHAYVNFTCELRIIQARNIEFIKSTKNLFARIYLPIGNNKRIQLNSKNVSAKLEPFWDESFNLDCSCPQEILENLNQQTLVLELRQKKMWGSQLIGKGEIPWKVILQSQNMELKKWLKMDLKSGSDSKEVMLTTPEVEVEIKVKVCSVAEMEKQNNKRFNNWNDCGCKNGHDHNTWCNAEDCDIFALGAALEAF from the coding sequence ATGGATACATCCCATATACATGCTTATGTAAACTTCACCTGCGAGCTAAGAATAATACAAGCACGAAACATTGAATTCATCAAGTCCACCAAAAACTTGTTTGCCAGGATTTATCTTCCAATAGGAAACAACAAAAGAATTCAACTCAACAGCAAAAATGTTTCTGCCAAATTAGAACCCTTTTGGGACGAATCTTTTAATCTAGATTGCTCTTGTCCCCAAGAGATCTTGGAAAACCTTAATCAACAAACCCTGGTATTGGAGCTAAGGCAGAAGAAGATGTGGGGCTCACAACTTATTGGAAAAGGTGAAATTCCATGGAAGGTGATTCTTCAATCACAAAACATGGAGTTAAAAAAATGGTTGAAAATGGATTTGAAGAGTGGAAGTGATAGCAAAGAAGTTATGTTGACAACACCAGAAGTGGAAGTAGAGATTAAAGTAAAAGTGTGTTCGGTTGCTGAGATGGAGAAGCAAAATAACAAGAGGTTTAATAATTGGAATGACTGTGGATGTAAAAATGGACATGATCATAATACTTGGTGTAACGCTGAAGATTGTGATATATTTGCGCTTGGTGCGGCTTTGGAGGCTTTTTGA